A region from the Phycisphaerales bacterium genome encodes:
- a CDS encoding TraR/DksA family transcriptional regulator, translating into MAKKTSKKAAKPAAKKAAAKASKPAAKSSSKSAAKPAKKVAPKAAKSAPKGTSKVAGKAKAGVKAGAKATAKSVAKTNTKAAPKADAKKIASKKVESAKVDPKKGAGKGAAGKGTQAPAPAPVTGKKGKAKTPKGVFVSAVPAHMTRLLPLGPTGQPTGNASGHSSGKHTFKPLIPSGPKAASIRPLGAQSPEPEMPEVQKVKSPYGKRDLEKFKQLLLKKRAELVGDVSQIEEGTLGQSSGALSNNPQHMADAGSDTYDTTLALDLAAADRKLIREIDAALQRIANGTFGVCEITGKPINPERLDELPWARYSIEAAREMERRSMRV; encoded by the coding sequence ATGGCGAAGAAGACCTCCAAGAAGGCCGCGAAGCCTGCGGCGAAGAAGGCGGCGGCCAAGGCGTCGAAGCCGGCGGCGAAGTCGTCGTCCAAGTCTGCCGCGAAGCCCGCCAAGAAAGTGGCACCCAAGGCCGCGAAGTCGGCTCCCAAGGGCACCTCGAAGGTTGCGGGAAAGGCGAAGGCTGGGGTGAAGGCTGGGGCGAAGGCCACCGCGAAGTCAGTCGCGAAGACCAACACGAAGGCGGCCCCGAAGGCCGACGCGAAGAAGATCGCCTCGAAGAAGGTGGAGTCGGCGAAGGTTGATCCCAAGAAGGGGGCGGGGAAGGGTGCGGCCGGGAAGGGGACACAGGCGCCCGCTCCGGCTCCAGTGACGGGGAAGAAGGGGAAGGCCAAGACGCCCAAGGGTGTGTTTGTGTCGGCGGTGCCGGCGCATATGACGCGTCTGTTGCCGCTGGGGCCGACGGGGCAGCCGACGGGGAACGCCTCGGGCCACTCGTCGGGGAAACACACGTTCAAGCCGCTGATCCCGTCGGGGCCGAAGGCGGCGAGCATCCGACCGCTGGGGGCGCAGTCGCCCGAGCCCGAGATGCCCGAGGTGCAGAAGGTCAAGAGCCCGTACGGCAAGCGAGACCTGGAGAAGTTCAAGCAGTTGCTGCTCAAGAAGCGCGCGGAACTGGTGGGGGATGTCTCGCAGATCGAGGAGGGGACGCTGGGGCAGAGCAGCGGGGCGCTGTCGAACAATCCGCAGCACATGGCCGACGCGGGGAGCGACACGTATGACACGACGCTGGCCCTGGACCTCGCGGCGGCGGACCGGAAGTTGATCCGCGAGATCGACGCGGCGTTGCAGCGCATCGCGAATGGAACGTTCGGCGTCTGCGAGATCACCGGCAAGCCGATCAACCCGGAGCGGCTCGACGAGTTGCCCTGGGCGAGGTATTCCATCGAGGCGGCGCGCGAGATGGAGCGTCGCTCCATGCGGGTGTAA
- a CDS encoding signal peptidase II, with amino-acid sequence MASWTSGRAWAWLLGSTAVSLAIDLWTKAAAFARVADAPVDVVRERVVEMQNSGRSLQSLIPPHEPVRALGDWLHLTLVLNPGAVFGIGAGKRWFFVVFTLIAVAFGVYLFKTWTRARDTMAHVALGLVLAGGLGNLYDRLVFACVRDFLHPVPLMKMPLGLKWPGGNDELWPYVSNVADLWLIVGVGLLLIFSFRGHAEPKEPAKADAAG; translated from the coding sequence GTGGCGAGTTGGACGAGCGGGCGTGCGTGGGCGTGGCTGCTCGGCTCGACGGCGGTTTCGCTGGCGATCGATCTGTGGACGAAGGCGGCGGCGTTTGCGCGGGTGGCCGACGCGCCGGTGGATGTCGTGCGTGAGCGCGTGGTCGAGATGCAGAACTCGGGGCGTTCGCTGCAGTCTCTGATTCCGCCGCACGAGCCGGTGAGGGCGCTGGGCGACTGGTTGCATCTGACGCTGGTCCTGAACCCCGGGGCGGTCTTTGGGATCGGGGCGGGGAAGCGGTGGTTCTTTGTGGTGTTCACGTTGATCGCCGTCGCGTTCGGCGTGTACCTCTTCAAGACGTGGACGCGGGCGCGGGACACGATGGCGCACGTCGCGCTGGGGCTGGTGCTCGCGGGTGGGCTGGGGAACCTGTACGACCGCCTGGTGTTCGCGTGCGTGCGGGACTTTCTGCATCCGGTGCCCTTGATGAAGATGCCGCTGGGGCTGAAGTGGCCGGGCGGGAACGACGAGTTGTGGCCGTATGTCTCGAACGTGGCGGACCTGTGGCTGATTGTGGGCGTGGGGTTGCTCCTGATCTTCTCGTTTCGCGGGCATGCGGAGCCGAAGGAGCCGGCGAAGGCGGACGCGGCGGGGTGA